The Devosia sp. YIM 151766 genome includes a region encoding these proteins:
- a CDS encoding ABC transporter permease codes for MKRLIKFGGSIGPAGTFGFAIVAILLLTAVISPIFTPYDPNAIDVLNRMAPPNWDHWFGTDHLGRDLLSRHMVGTSVAMAVALGAAFIALVGGTILGLMAAYMSGYVERVILIVFDAIASYPSVILALAAVAVLGSSMVTISIVIGFALIPHFGRVARAQTLAIRRAPFVEAEIVLGASEARILLHHILPNIAGPLIVLASLDIPIIIAIEAGMSFLGLGIRPPSASWGVLLQDGYQNLSESMSPVLISCGVLAAATLAFTLMGEALRELGDPRSVKGGA; via the coding sequence ATGAAGCGCCTGATCAAATTTGGCGGCAGCATCGGGCCTGCGGGCACTTTCGGCTTCGCCATCGTGGCGATCCTGCTGCTGACGGCAGTGATATCGCCAATATTCACGCCTTATGATCCGAACGCGATCGACGTTCTCAACCGCATGGCTCCCCCGAACTGGGACCATTGGTTCGGCACCGATCACCTCGGGCGCGACCTGCTCAGCCGCCACATGGTCGGCACATCCGTGGCGATGGCGGTGGCGCTGGGCGCGGCCTTCATCGCCTTGGTCGGAGGAACAATTCTCGGACTTATGGCCGCCTATATGTCCGGCTATGTCGAGCGGGTGATCTTGATCGTCTTCGACGCCATTGCCTCCTATCCCAGCGTCATCCTCGCCCTTGCCGCGGTCGCCGTTCTGGGGTCCTCGATGGTCACGATCTCGATCGTGATCGGCTTCGCGCTCATCCCCCATTTCGGGCGCGTCGCGCGCGCTCAGACATTGGCCATCAGACGGGCGCCCTTTGTGGAGGCGGAAATCGTGCTCGGCGCCTCCGAGGCGCGGATTCTGCTGCATCACATCCTGCCCAATATTGCCGGACCGCTGATCGTACTCGCCTCGCTCGACATTCCGATCATCATCGCCATCGAGGCCGGCATGTCCTTTCTGGGTCTGGGCATCCGGCCGCCCAGCGCGAGTTGGGGCGTCTTGTTGCAGGACGGCTACCAGAACCTGTCGGAATCCATGTCTCCGGTCCTGATCTCCTGCGGCGTTCTCGCCGCCGCGACACTGGCATTCACCCTGATGGGCGAGGCCTTGCGTGAATTGGGCGATCCGCGCTCGGTGAAAGGTGGCGCCTGA
- a CDS encoding ABC transporter ATP-binding protein, which yields MHDPTLSIRNVRLSVRESRDHEILCGVDLDLPKGKILGLVGESGSGKSSLANCITGLVPDSLALEGSIKIDGVELLPIDEAHMRSILGDQIAMIFQDPLTSLNPVLTIGVQLRDVARRRYPDLAEKAITSIIVEALAKVGLPDPVQKLKAYPGQFSGGMRQRVVIAMALLVKPSLLIADEPTTALDATIEAQVVRLLADLRSEFTGSIIFISHHLGVVSQLCDDVCVMYAGSIVEYGAKRDVLFASAHPYTQALIACEVDEAPEGTPLKFIPGAAPRIDDAKHGCRFAPRCGFCIDACRTALPPLVEVGPGHFTRCIRAEELRDGR from the coding sequence ATGCATGATCCGACCTTGTCCATAAGGAATGTCCGCCTCAGCGTCCGGGAGAGCCGGGACCATGAAATACTCTGCGGCGTGGATCTGGACCTTCCCAAGGGCAAGATCCTGGGCCTGGTCGGGGAATCCGGGTCCGGCAAATCCAGCCTGGCCAATTGCATCACCGGCCTGGTTCCGGACTCGCTGGCGCTCGAGGGCAGCATCAAGATCGACGGCGTCGAATTGCTGCCGATAGACGAAGCCCATATGCGCTCGATCCTCGGCGACCAGATCGCCATGATTTTTCAGGACCCGCTGACCAGCCTCAATCCGGTTCTGACCATTGGCGTACAGCTGCGCGACGTGGCCCGGCGGCGCTATCCCGACCTGGCGGAAAAGGCGATTACCAGCATAATCGTCGAGGCCTTGGCCAAAGTCGGCCTGCCCGATCCAGTCCAGAAGTTAAAGGCCTATCCCGGCCAGTTTTCGGGGGGCATGCGCCAGCGCGTCGTCATCGCGATGGCCTTGCTCGTCAAGCCCAGCCTGCTGATCGCCGACGAGCCGACCACGGCGCTGGACGCCACTATCGAAGCCCAGGTCGTCAGGCTGCTGGCGGATTTGCGCTCCGAATTCACTGGATCGATCATCTTCATCTCCCATCACCTGGGGGTTGTGTCCCAGCTGTGTGACGATGTCTGCGTCATGTATGCCGGCAGCATCGTGGAATACGGCGCCAAGCGCGACGTGCTGTTCGCGTCCGCCCATCCCTATACCCAGGCGCTCATCGCCTGCGAGGTTGACGAGGCGCCTGAAGGCACGCCGCTGAAATTCATTCCGGGCGCCGCGCCGCGCATCGACGACGCCAAGCACGGTTGCCGCTTCGCGCCGCGATGCGGTTTCTGCATCGATGCTTGCCGCACCGCCCTGCCGCCATTGGTGGAAGTCGGCCCGGGCCATTTCACGCGCTGCATTCGCGCCGAGGAGCTTCGCGATGGCCGATGA
- a CDS encoding ABC transporter ATP-binding protein, translated as MADDVVSIEGASVLFNRRVHALDDVSLRLRQGDNVGVVGESGSGKTTLSRLVVGLTRPTAGRVRVLGQDLASSRIPRDFRKRAQFLMQDAVAALSPRMTVRALLTESAKIFSMDRAAFDTRLGLLLERLKLTPTLLDRYPHQLSGGQARRVGVARALLLEPELLVADEPTAGLDVSVQGEMLNLLQELRASLDLTFMMVSHNLHVVRRVTNRTVIMYLGQVVEDAPTRRLFSRPAHPYTAALFSANPMLSPDATAPPILLRGEIPSNVNLPKGCRFASRCPVAQPVCSERPPQLEPLDPEHSVRCHFPFSLTTPR; from the coding sequence ATGGCCGATGATGTCGTGAGCATCGAAGGCGCATCCGTGCTGTTCAACCGGCGGGTCCACGCGCTCGACGACGTTTCCTTGCGGCTCAGGCAGGGCGACAATGTGGGCGTCGTCGGCGAGTCTGGATCGGGCAAAACCACGCTCAGCCGGCTGGTCGTCGGCTTGACCAGGCCAACCGCTGGCCGGGTGCGGGTCCTGGGCCAGGACCTGGCTTCGAGCCGGATTCCCCGCGACTTCCGCAAGCGCGCGCAGTTCTTGATGCAGGATGCAGTCGCCGCGCTGTCGCCGCGCATGACCGTCAGGGCGCTTTTGACCGAATCCGCCAAGATATTCAGCATGGATCGGGCGGCGTTCGACACCAGGTTGGGACTGCTGCTCGAGCGGCTGAAGCTCACCCCCACACTTCTGGATCGATATCCACACCAGCTCTCGGGCGGGCAGGCAAGGCGCGTCGGCGTGGCCCGGGCCTTGCTGCTGGAACCCGAATTGCTGGTTGCGGACGAGCCGACCGCCGGTCTCGACGTCTCGGTGCAGGGCGAAATGCTCAATCTGCTCCAGGAATTGCGCGCCTCGCTGGACCTGACCTTCATGATGGTCAGTCACAACCTGCACGTGGTCCGGCGCGTGACCAACCGCACCGTCATCATGTATCTGGGTCAGGTGGTGGAGGACGCGCCCACGCGCCGGCTGTTCTCGCGGCCCGCCCATCCCTATACCGCGGCGCTGTTCTCCGCCAATCCGATGCTGAGCCCGGACGCGACGGCGCCGCCGATCCTCTTGCGCGGCGAAATACCGAGCAATGTCAACCTACCGAAAGGGTGCCGCTTCGCGTCGCGCTGCCCGGTCGCCCAGCCCGTCTGTTCCGAGCGCCCGCCTCAATTGGAGCCGCTCGATCCGGAGCATTCGGTCCGGTGCCATTTCCCTTTTTCGCTGACCACCCCCCGATAG
- a CDS encoding ABC transporter substrate-binding protein, producing the protein MNPKLSRRQFVGGAAAFSALAPLGIVPTFSQEHQSYIARVDRDVENLDPAFRTSLTDSNVIRAVYQRLIDYNVGAYGWQLDAAEAIEQKSDLEITFTLKQGIMFTGGYGEMTADDVKFSLERFAFPDAEGRVSSYRQDWADLDEVVVHDKYSGSIMFKQPAPNIWQSALPHASGAIVPRKAVEEFGAQFGRNPVGSGRYEVVSFSGQDGVVLKRNPLFLDSPGEFESFTVRFISNVKTAQLAVEAGEIDFTQVPLTTVPELERSGRVAVSTIPTQKFIWLGLNVEAPKLADLKVRQAIRAAVDVDEVLQGAYQGQAPRLNTLLPAGLAGHWDEAPVYNQDAQQAQDLLAEAGVSDRLSLKLTILNEPVFQTMALIVQAQLANVGIDVEIDQREGGSFWSAGKEESGENMELYITSFNTSVAPVANTRWFLPNQVGDWNWSRWNSPEFEELYNSISQDFDLDSRSAKLVEMQQLMDESAAFIWLTSDVVAYAHQTWLKPMILPNGVDCQYAYFTQA; encoded by the coding sequence ATGAATCCGAAGCTTTCACGCAGGCAGTTTGTCGGAGGGGCGGCCGCCTTTTCGGCGCTCGCTCCCCTGGGCATCGTGCCGACCTTTTCTCAGGAGCATCAGTCCTACATCGCGCGGGTCGACCGCGACGTGGAAAATCTCGATCCGGCATTCCGGACCAGCCTGACCGATTCCAATGTCATCAGGGCGGTCTATCAGCGCCTCATCGACTACAATGTCGGCGCCTATGGCTGGCAATTGGACGCCGCCGAGGCCATCGAGCAAAAGTCGGATCTCGAAATCACCTTCACCCTCAAGCAGGGCATCATGTTCACCGGCGGCTATGGTGAAATGACCGCCGACGACGTGAAGTTCTCGCTGGAGCGCTTCGCCTTTCCGGACGCCGAGGGGCGGGTCTCGAGCTATCGGCAGGACTGGGCCGATCTCGACGAGGTGGTGGTGCACGACAAATATTCGGGCAGCATCATGTTCAAGCAGCCGGCGCCCAATATCTGGCAATCGGCATTGCCGCATGCCTCCGGTGCCATCGTGCCGCGCAAGGCAGTGGAGGAATTCGGCGCCCAGTTCGGACGCAATCCGGTCGGCTCGGGCCGCTATGAAGTCGTTTCCTTCAGCGGCCAGGATGGCGTCGTGCTCAAGCGCAATCCGCTTTTCCTGGACAGCCCGGGGGAATTTGAATCCTTTACCGTCAGGTTCATATCGAACGTCAAGACCGCCCAGCTCGCGGTCGAGGCCGGTGAAATCGACTTCACCCAGGTCCCGCTGACCACCGTTCCGGAACTCGAGCGCTCGGGCCGTGTCGCGGTCAGCACCATTCCGACACAGAAATTCATCTGGCTCGGTCTCAATGTGGAAGCGCCCAAGCTCGCCGACCTCAAGGTCCGACAAGCCATCCGCGCGGCGGTGGATGTCGACGAGGTGCTGCAGGGGGCCTATCAGGGCCAGGCGCCGCGCCTCAACACCTTGCTTCCCGCCGGCCTCGCCGGCCATTGGGACGAAGCGCCCGTCTATAACCAGGATGCCCAGCAAGCCCAGGACCTGCTCGCCGAAGCCGGCGTGTCGGATCGCCTGTCGCTCAAGCTGACCATTCTGAACGAGCCGGTCTTCCAGACCATGGCCCTCATCGTCCAGGCGCAGCTTGCGAACGTCGGTATCGACGTTGAGATCGACCAGCGGGAGGGCGGCAGCTTCTGGTCGGCTGGCAAGGAAGAATCCGGCGAGAACATGGAGCTCTACATCACCAGCTTCAACACCTCCGTCGCGCCAGTGGCCAATACCCGCTGGTTCCTGCCCAACCAGGTCGGCGACTGGAACTGGAGCCGTTGGAACAGCCCCGAATTCGAGGAGCTCTACAACAGCATCAGCCAGGATTTCGATCTCGACTCCCGCTCGGCGAAACTGGTCGAGATGCAGCAGCTGATGGACGAATCGGCGGCCTTTATCTGGCTGACCAGCGACGTCGTCGCCTATGCGCACCAGACTTGGCTCAAGCCGATGATTCTGCCAAACGGCGTGGATTGCCAATACGCCTATTTCACCCAGGCCTAA
- a CDS encoding aromatic amino acid ammonia-lyase, producing MLNPDRHIVLGTGALSPGDVAMAATASCKILASQEGMDRADRSRRALAWAVRADVPIYGVNRGVGMARQIRVNDYREFTALDDGERSLQFNRNLLLSHCRAIGEPVARMDVRAAMIVRLNTLLAGGSGIGAEALDLLLEMVNRGLSPIVPGTGSVGVGDLSSLSYVGAAMMGVGQIETEDGTILPAAEALSRAGLPLLHPIGRDAMAIMSSNALSAGQACLLVAAAKKVLAAANLTYALSLEALNGNVAPLLDVAAADRPFRHYAGILAQFRDMLEGSYLWRPSEERYLQDPLSFRTAPLMHAVCTESIDRLEQTLSVQINSIEDNPSIMACSPEDVSEQLRPYFGSGDEQLAGGAIPTAYFDPLPWVLDAQSMLVAFAHLSNASMQRANRLINPHFTKIDMLARQPTASAFGFSKIANVLQAQIAAALQPLSTQVQPSAGDIEDVGNHAPTGIRRAIEAMDNILRMLAVELVVADSLIRARRDDQPELPLGRGSEKLHQALRDLLSAAPDLRPGTAIDRIYDALKAGKLDNA from the coding sequence ATGTTGAACCCTGATAGACACATCGTGCTGGGCACGGGGGCGCTGAGCCCCGGCGATGTCGCCATGGCGGCGACCGCCTCCTGCAAGATATTGGCCAGCCAGGAGGGCATGGACAGGGCGGATCGCTCGCGGCGGGCGCTGGCATGGGCGGTGCGCGCCGATGTGCCGATCTATGGCGTGAACCGCGGCGTGGGCATGGCCCGCCAGATCAGGGTAAACGATTATCGCGAATTCACCGCCCTCGACGACGGGGAGCGGAGCCTGCAATTCAATCGCAATCTGCTGCTGTCCCATTGCCGGGCGATCGGCGAGCCCGTTGCCCGCATGGATGTCCGCGCGGCCATGATCGTCAGGCTCAATACGCTGCTGGCCGGCGGCTCGGGCATCGGCGCCGAAGCGCTCGACCTGCTGCTGGAAATGGTGAATAGAGGGCTGTCGCCGATCGTGCCCGGCACCGGGTCGGTGGGCGTGGGCGATCTGTCCAGTCTCTCCTATGTCGGCGCGGCGATGATGGGTGTGGGACAGATCGAGACCGAGGACGGCACGATCCTTCCCGCCGCCGAGGCCTTGAGCAGGGCGGGCCTGCCCCTTCTGCATCCTATCGGCCGCGACGCGATGGCGATCATGTCGTCCAATGCGCTTTCGGCCGGCCAGGCCTGCCTGCTGGTTGCAGCGGCGAAAAAGGTGCTGGCGGCAGCCAACCTCACCTATGCGCTCAGCCTTGAGGCCTTGAATGGCAATGTCGCCCCATTGCTCGACGTGGCGGCTGCCGACCGGCCGTTCAGGCATTATGCCGGGATTCTGGCGCAGTTCCGCGACATGCTCGAGGGCAGCTATTTGTGGCGGCCATCCGAGGAGCGCTATCTGCAGGACCCTCTGAGTTTCCGCACGGCGCCCCTGATGCATGCCGTCTGCACCGAGAGCATCGACCGGCTGGAACAGACCCTGTCGGTGCAAATCAACAGCATCGAAGACAATCCCAGCATTATGGCCTGCTCCCCGGAGGACGTCTCGGAGCAGTTGCGGCCTTATTTCGGCAGCGGCGACGAACAGCTCGCGGGCGGCGCGATCCCCACCGCCTATTTCGACCCCCTGCCCTGGGTGCTCGATGCGCAGTCCATGCTCGTCGCCTTCGCGCATCTGTCCAATGCCTCCATGCAGCGCGCCAATCGGCTGATCAACCCGCATTTCACCAAGATCGACATGCTGGCGCGGCAGCCGACGGCGAGCGCCTTCGGCTTCTCCAAGATCGCCAATGTCCTGCAGGCGCAGATTGCGGCCGCTCTCCAGCCGCTCTCCACCCAGGTTCAACCCTCGGCGGGCGATATCGAGGATGTCGGCAATCACGCGCCCACCGGTATACGCCGTGCCATCGAGGCCATGGACAATATCCTGCGCATGCTGGCGGTCGAGCTGGTCGTCGCCGACAGCCTGATCAGGGCCAGGCGGGACGACCAGCCGGAACTGCCTCTGGGACGCGGATCGGAAAAGCTCCACCAGGCGCTCCGGGACCTGCTGTCGGCAGCGCCCGATTTGCGGCCTGGCACCGCCATCGACCGCATCTATGACGCCCTCAAAGCCGGAAAGCTGGACAATGCATAA
- a CDS encoding NADH:flavin oxidoreductase/NADH oxidase produces MHNPSQTGADPAVPLLFTPLNMRSVRLKNRIVVAPMCQYRSIDGGPTDWHLVHLGKFAVGGAGVVFTEETAIEERGRKTHACAGLYNDEHVTAYRRITDFIKAQGAVPAIQLGHAGRQASCHGAELGWKPLTEEDAKAGLPPWQGVAPSPIAWSSDAAVPHELSRAEIGEMLATWKQATLRAVDSGFDICEIHGGHGYLLHQFLSPLANKRTDAYGGDRAGRMRFVLEVAEAVRSVWPADKPLFFRMSVVDGRGGQWFIEDSIALAAALRDLGVDLIDCSSGGMNGDGPFPPVPRVPEFQVAYAKTLREQAGMPTLAVGLITSPQRAEVILQAGEADLIAIARGAIWDPNWPAHAAAELGKHDPYAVLPGDMAFRLRDRDRHRDSYPSGSKVDIPLAPDRSVPYSWSERGEYWPAARE; encoded by the coding sequence ATGCATAACCCTAGCCAGACGGGCGCCGATCCCGCAGTGCCTCTGCTGTTTACCCCGCTGAACATGCGTTCGGTTCGCCTCAAGAACCGTATCGTCGTCGCCCCGATGTGCCAATACCGCTCGATAGATGGCGGACCCACGGACTGGCACCTCGTCCATCTGGGAAAGTTCGCGGTCGGCGGGGCCGGCGTGGTGTTCACCGAAGAAACGGCGATAGAGGAGCGGGGCCGGAAAACCCATGCCTGCGCCGGCCTCTACAATGACGAGCACGTGACGGCCTATCGCCGAATCACCGACTTCATCAAAGCTCAGGGCGCGGTTCCGGCTATCCAATTGGGCCATGCCGGCCGCCAGGCATCGTGTCACGGCGCGGAATTGGGATGGAAACCCCTGACCGAGGAGGACGCCAAGGCGGGCCTGCCTCCCTGGCAGGGCGTGGCTCCGAGCCCTATCGCCTGGTCCTCCGATGCTGCCGTTCCCCATGAGCTCTCGCGCGCCGAGATCGGAGAGATGCTGGCCACCTGGAAGCAGGCCACGCTCAGGGCCGTCGATTCCGGCTTCGACATTTGTGAAATCCACGGTGGCCACGGCTATCTGCTGCACCAGTTTCTCTCCCCGCTCGCCAATAAGAGAACCGACGCCTATGGCGGCGACCGCGCCGGGCGCATGCGGTTCGTTCTGGAGGTCGCCGAAGCCGTCCGCTCTGTCTGGCCGGCGGACAAGCCGTTGTTCTTCCGCATGTCGGTAGTCGATGGCCGGGGCGGCCAATGGTTTATCGAGGACAGTATCGCCCTCGCCGCCGCGCTACGCGATCTCGGCGTCGACCTCATCGATTGCTCGTCCGGCGGCATGAATGGCGATGGCCCCTTCCCGCCGGTGCCCCGCGTCCCCGAATTCCAGGTCGCCTATGCGAAGACCCTGCGGGAGCAGGCCGGCATGCCGACCCTTGCCGTGGGGCTGATCACCAGCCCCCAGCGGGCCGAGGTCATTCTACAGGCCGGCGAAGCCGATCTGATCGCCATTGCCCGGGGCGCCATATGGGATCCGAACTGGCCGGCCCATGCCGCGGCCGAATTGGGCAAGCACGATCCCTATGCGGTCCTGCCCGGCGACATGGCGTTCAGATTGCGGGACCGGGACCGTCATCGTGACAGCTATCCGAGCGGATCAAAGGTCGACATCCCGCTCGCGCCCGACCGCAGCGTGCCCTATTCCTGGTCGGAACGGGGCGAATACTGGCCGGCGGCCAGGGAATAA
- a CDS encoding LysR family transcriptional regulator, translated as MDLLTLIMVHAFFETGSIRHAGRLIDKSPSTVSAALVRFENAVGIPMVRREGRALSLTLEAERRAPALALIDAEARRLCSLATPGGAVLPIGVEALRRIIVVAHRGSIRKAAKVIAIGQPQLTRQIGDVERNLGLEIFKRSRHGVVSTENGAIVLAIAGRILDAWDKLSFAAAEHFRRAVSTWSLGTIMPLGHESFVAEMLARLSARWADERPRQPLSIIGLTADELMLGLKSRRFDAVLLDHLNIPLEYEKEVLSESKLCVVGSNLEQPLADFGALFRSRKIALLSKKSGLRQVCDRFMADVVGQDDFYNLDILESDSIPVIVRLVSDYGYVTVLQRSVVGHLPYDFWQMPIPDEYTQALLLAWRKNALPEQVRTSLIKHLRGL; from the coding sequence ATGGACCTGCTCACGCTCATCATGGTGCACGCCTTTTTCGAGACAGGGTCCATTCGCCATGCCGGCCGGCTCATCGACAAATCGCCATCGACGGTCAGTGCCGCCCTGGTGCGGTTCGAGAATGCCGTCGGCATACCCATGGTGCGGCGTGAGGGCCGCGCCCTTTCTCTTACCCTGGAAGCGGAGCGCCGGGCGCCGGCGCTGGCGCTGATCGATGCCGAGGCGCGCCGATTATGCAGCCTGGCCACGCCGGGCGGAGCGGTCCTGCCTATCGGCGTCGAAGCCCTGCGCCGGATCATCGTCGTGGCCCATCGCGGCAGCATCCGCAAGGCGGCCAAGGTCATTGCCATCGGCCAGCCCCAATTGACGCGGCAAATCGGCGATGTCGAGCGCAATCTGGGGCTGGAAATCTTCAAGCGAAGCCGGCACGGCGTGGTCAGCACCGAGAATGGCGCCATCGTCCTGGCCATAGCCGGCCGCATTCTCGACGCTTGGGACAAGCTTTCATTTGCGGCGGCGGAGCATTTTCGGCGGGCGGTATCCACCTGGAGTCTCGGCACGATCATGCCGCTTGGCCATGAGAGTTTCGTGGCCGAAATGCTTGCGCGGCTGTCGGCGCGATGGGCGGACGAACGGCCGCGCCAGCCCTTGTCCATCATCGGCCTGACCGCCGATGAACTGATGCTCGGCCTCAAGTCGCGCCGCTTCGACGCCGTCCTGCTCGATCACCTCAATATTCCGCTGGAATATGAGAAGGAGGTTCTCTCCGAATCCAAGCTTTGCGTGGTCGGCAGCAATCTTGAACAGCCTCTGGCCGATTTCGGCGCCTTGTTCCGCAGCCGCAAAATAGCCCTGCTCAGCAAAAAGAGCGGCCTGAGGCAGGTATGCGACCGGTTCATGGCCGATGTCGTGGGCCAGGACGACTTCTATAATCTCGACATCCTCGAATCCGATTCCATACCGGTGATCGTCCGCCTGGTTTCCGACTATGGCTATGTCACCGTGCTGCAAAGGTCGGTCGTCGGTCATCTGCCCTATGATTTCTGGCAAATGCCGATACCGGACGAATATACCCAGGCCCTGCTCCTGGCCTGGCGCAAGAACGCATTGCCCGAGCAGGTCCGCACCTCGCTGATCAAACACCTGCGGGGCCTGTGA
- a CDS encoding argininosuccinate lyase, with product MTEKTAAIIRAAKGRLTEPMVGGLDRYDSRTVETKLAAVHAFDKAHLVMLVETGLLGRRDGALMLGALRDMETEEGAVAARLRIGGALHSGEYYLTERLGAKLGGFIHLGRSSADLAGVSRRIVLRAAILSMTRQLIAVQLAVLRAAPDYLDCIIPAYTHGQHAQPTTYAHWLMMWANVFQRDTQRLLDGFDRLNLSPAGAAVATGTDFPIDRARVAALLGFDGILVNTMDATLSNDVFAEYVSIISLLCANMGRLAEDLLFWTTQEAGLALIPDRFCDTSSIMSQKKNPSFLHELRALGAEASATLLLVGNIEAGTTGQSVHARKTAENAVWALIGKVATRLPQMADLIAHTKIDAQRARQLTENSWSQATDIASALVRHLGLNWREAHRVVSILVRLATERRLSPRQVDLALLETALAEAEIAASDLGSFDIAAAVDVQAFVERRTNEGGPAPSAVMSNIASLRNTATAQQTEMEAAEHAIVGASQELESAIEMIISG from the coding sequence ATGACCGAAAAGACCGCCGCCATCATACGTGCCGCCAAAGGTCGCCTGACGGAGCCGATGGTCGGCGGACTGGACCGCTACGATTCCCGGACCGTCGAGACCAAGCTGGCAGCCGTCCACGCCTTCGACAAAGCCCATCTCGTCATGCTGGTGGAAACCGGGTTGCTGGGGCGGCGCGATGGCGCGCTCATGCTTGGGGCGCTCCGCGATATGGAGACGGAGGAAGGCGCCGTCGCGGCGAGGCTGCGCATTGGCGGCGCGCTGCATTCGGGCGAATATTACCTGACCGAGCGGCTCGGCGCCAAGCTTGGCGGCTTTATCCATCTGGGCAGAAGCTCGGCCGATCTGGCTGGCGTGAGCAGAAGAATTGTCCTTCGGGCGGCCATATTGTCCATGACCAGGCAATTGATCGCGGTGCAATTGGCCGTCTTGAGGGCGGCGCCCGATTATCTCGATTGCATAATCCCCGCCTATACCCATGGCCAACACGCCCAGCCCACCACCTATGCCCATTGGCTGATGATGTGGGCCAATGTGTTTCAACGCGACACGCAGCGGCTGCTGGACGGATTTGACCGGCTGAACTTGTCGCCCGCCGGCGCCGCTGTGGCCACCGGCACCGATTTCCCCATCGACCGGGCCCGCGTCGCGGCCTTGCTCGGCTTTGACGGCATCCTCGTCAACACAATGGACGCCACCTTGAGCAATGACGTGTTTGCCGAATATGTGTCGATCATTTCCTTGCTCTGCGCGAATATGGGCCGACTGGCCGAGGATTTGCTGTTCTGGACCACCCAGGAGGCCGGCCTGGCCCTGATTCCCGACCGCTTCTGCGACACCAGTTCAATCATGTCGCAGAAGAAAAATCCGAGCTTTCTGCATGAATTGCGCGCCTTGGGCGCCGAGGCCAGCGCCACCTTGCTGCTGGTCGGCAATATCGAGGCGGGGACCACGGGTCAGTCGGTGCATGCCAGAAAAACCGCCGAAAATGCGGTATGGGCGCTGATCGGCAAGGTCGCTACCCGCCTGCCCCAGATGGCCGATCTCATCGCCCATACCAAAATCGATGCACAACGCGCCAGGCAGCTTACGGAAAATAGCTGGAGCCAGGCCACCGATATCGCCAGTGCATTGGTGCGACATCTGGGCTTGAACTGGCGCGAAGCCCATCGCGTGGTTTCGATCCTGGTCCGGCTTGCGACCGAGCGGCGCCTGTCGCCCCGCCAGGTGGACCTCGCCTTGTTGGAAACGGCGCTCGCGGAAGCGGAGATTGCCGCCTCGGACCTCGGCAGCTTCGACATTGCCGCAGCCGTCGACGTGCAGGCCTTTGTGGAGCGCCGGACAAATGAAGGAGGACCCGCCCCCTCCGCCGTGATGAGCAATATCGCCTCGCTCCGGAATACCGCGACTGCGCAGCAGACCGAGATGGAAGCAGCAGAGCACGCCATTGTCGGAGCGTCGCAGGAACTCGAAAGCGCCATCGAAATGATAATAAGCGGCTAG
- a CDS encoding biopolymer transporter Tol: MSFSFPRRGRSLSTGQQSQLEIINLAGERRIVFLTDEVIEAPNWSGDGKWLVFNAGGQIFKISPNGGTPEHIDTGHLDDLNNDHVLSPDGKTIYVSSDDGHLYAVPFQGGGAWRVSNEHQTPHHYYLHGISPDGLTLSYVAVEQPDEERMVNIFTLPAAGGPDTRLTGFSVPNDGPEYSADGRWIYFNSELAASQPGHAQIFRMRIDGTGVEQLTFDARVNWFPHCSPDGKLIAYLSYPEGTIGHPPDRDVILRLMSPNGEDQRDLTALFGGQGTINVNSWSPDSSELAFVSYPKA, encoded by the coding sequence ATGAGCTTTTCGTTTCCGCGCCGTGGACGTTCACTTTCGACCGGGCAGCAATCGCAGCTCGAAATCATCAACCTGGCCGGGGAAAGGCGTATCGTCTTTTTGACCGACGAGGTCATCGAGGCGCCGAACTGGAGTGGAGACGGAAAGTGGCTGGTGTTCAACGCTGGTGGCCAGATCTTCAAGATCAGCCCGAATGGCGGCACACCGGAGCATATCGATACCGGTCATCTGGACGATCTCAACAACGACCACGTGCTCTCTCCCGACGGCAAGACGATCTATGTGAGCTCCGATGACGGCCACCTCTACGCGGTGCCTTTTCAAGGGGGTGGGGCATGGCGGGTGTCGAACGAGCACCAGACCCCGCACCATTACTACCTCCACGGCATTTCGCCCGATGGATTGACGCTCTCCTATGTCGCCGTGGAGCAGCCGGACGAAGAGCGGATGGTCAACATCTTCACACTTCCTGCTGCCGGCGGCCCCGACACGCGGCTGACTGGTTTTTCGGTGCCCAATGACGGGCCGGAATATTCAGCGGACGGACGATGGATCTACTTCAACTCGGAACTGGCTGCTTCGCAGCCTGGCCATGCGCAGATATTTCGCATGAGGATCGACGGAACCGGTGTCGAACAGCTGACCTTCGACGCCAGGGTCAACTGGTTTCCGCATTGCTCTCCAGATGGCAAGCTGATCGCCTATCTGAGCTATCCGGAAGGCACGATAGGCCATCCGCCGGACCGGGATGTGATCTTGCGCCTGATGTCGCCGAACGGAGAGGACCAGCGCGACCTTACCGCCCTTTTCGGCGGACAAGGCACGATCAACGTCAACTCGTGGTCGCCCGACAGCAGCGAACTCGCCTTTGTTTCTTACCCTAAGGCATGA